The DNA sequence TCCGCATCCCAATTAGGATGCATGGAAGGGCAGCCCAGCAGGCCTGTGAAATTGTTCTTGGCCGCTCTGCCCCCGTACATGGTGCCTGCTGGGTAATCTGCCGTGAGCCTGGCCTGGACCGACAGCCTCCATAAATCTGGAAGGTCCCACCTGAGGCCAAAAAAGGGGTGCAGTGGGACGCAGGCTTGCGGTGCTGACCGAGAGCCTCGCGTTCACACACGTTGTATTATCAGGTGCAACTGGGAATACCGGCACACACCATCTGTACATCTAGACAACCGGGCTAAATAGAGACCAGTATAGGTTAGGTTCAAGTCCCGGCAAACTCAGGGCTGCACCCAGGAGGACTGCATCACGCAGAAGGGCTTTCAAAGACACTTTGGGCCCCTTCTGACACTTTGGTCCTTGTTTGCAAAGCCCCAAAGATCACTCTTCGGTGAAGGAAGACATTCATAGTCCAGCCATGCAGTGTCActcttgctaaccctaattcccGGTGGTTTCCTGGGGCAGGTGAATATCAAGCGGCTGCAGAGCGGAAAGCCACCAGCAGTAGCCTGTTATCACTGAGCCTGGTGCAGAGGAACTGCAAACGGCTTCAGGTCAACCGCAGGGAGCTTCTCCATGTCTCTTCCAATTGTGATGCCATCTAGAAACTGAACATCATTATTTCTGTGAAAATAGAATTTCTCCAAGTCCCAGCTGAGTCCACTTGGACAGCGACTGTGGGGGGACtggctctgtgtatgtgtgtgtaatcCACCAGAGACTCGCCAGGCCCTGAATGCAGCCACGATACCCCCCTGCCATCAGTCCCATGTCCCGCTTCTACATCTGAAAGGGGCCACTCTCGGGGTTCAGCTTATTATGTCAGGTTAGGGACAGCTATAGCCAGATAAGAGCACAGGGCCAAGCAAAATGCAAGCGATCACATTTCAGATTTTGCAAGTCAAAATACCAGTTAGTCTCCTGAGCAATGCCCTTAGCACAGAGTCAGTGAGATTCAATTAAAACAGCCTGTGAGGAATGACCATGCAGGCAGGACTCAGCAAATTCCAGCATTTCTCTTCACCCAGTCTGTGGAGTCCTGGGGCCCTGCACACATGAAGGTGTCCTGGGGCCCCATGCCTATGTGAAGGAGTCCGGGGACTCCACATGCatgatggtgtcctgggggccCCATGTGCGTGAAGGTGTCCCGGGGCCCCATGTGTATGGTGTGTGGGGCCCTTAGTGAAATCCTCAGCCCACatcatacatttaattatatctGTCAGATTCATCTGAAAGTCACAGAGAACAAGCCGAAACATTATTATGAATGAACAAGTGAACCCAGCCTGGCAGCATTACGGACGCCTTTATCACGGCAGTAATTAAAAACGCTGCAGTTGGATGCAAATTTGCCTCAGATGCAAAAAGAATCCCAAGCGAATGCGAGGCCAGGGTCCGGAGCAGGGGCAGCACGGCTGGATCGCGTTACGCAGAGATTGACTGGATAACACGGACAGCCTGACAAGATCTTGGCTCGACCTCCtcaacaagaaaaacaagcaaaGCTGCACACATTCACAAGCTTCTCCTGCTGCTGCCAAAACATCAGTCTTCTGACAATTGTCAGACAGTCCCTGCCAGCCATTTCATCATTTTTACGTGTGTAATAAGCACATATGGTCAGCATTTATATACGACAAGCCTCAGGCACACGGCAGAAATGTGAATTCAGGTACGGAAAGGGACGGAGAAGGTAATGTGGAGCTGGACAACATGTTCACCGGCTGACATAAAGCCTCCTCTGAGGCCTTTGATGATGTATGAAACCTTGTGGATTAGTTACATTTTGGGAATCCATTTTGTTCTCCACGATATCCCCCAGGGGGCGCCAACATCCTCGCAGGTGAAGGGAGAACGGTGTAGTTTCGCTAATCGGTAGCGACTATGGGCTCCTGGAGCAGCTGCCTTGCTGCCAGATTTGCTGCCTCGTCGGCAGCCCTTAATGAGAGCCGTAATCGATGGTGACGGCCCTGAACGGGCCCTGCGCTGGCCCCACTCTGTCCTGCCTGCCTATTCTTCGCCGTTACTCTCAGTTTCCAGGCGTTGGCTGCTCATTTGCATACGGCTGCCACAGGAAGCGCTGTCACTCAGAGCAGGTGCCGGCTGTCTCAGTCACTCAGGGAGGGAATGTTGTGCTCTCAGTCGCTGCCGGATCACTGCTCATTTCCTGCATGTCTGAGTAGGTTTTCTGGCACATTCCCTCTGCTCCAAACAGACCTACACAGAAGCAGGGAGCTGTAGCATTTTGACGTGGCGGCTGGTCGCACACAGTGAACGGACACGTGCAGGTCTGTCTGTGAGGCCTGAGGGGCGTTTGCACGGCATCACAAACAAACTAATATGAGTCACAAGCAGGCACACTGCCTGCGCTTAACACACTGCCTGCACACAATTCTGCATGCATTCAACATGCATTTAACAGTGCATGCATTTAACACTGACTGCCATAAAATTGCTTGGAGAGCAGCACTCAGCTTTAATTAACCCAAAACGCTCATGGTTCATGTTCTCTGCAGGGTTACAGCCCTGCCCCCCAGATTAGCATCGTCAACAACGGGATGTCTGACAGTTCTCAATGTAAAGTAGCATCATTTCAAAGTTCTACTTTGAACACATTTCCAAATGTAACGATCACATGGTACAGAATCATTTGCCTTAACACCCCCCGTTCAATTCGCAAGTTCCCGCAGCTCTCCCTGAAAACAGCCTCGTCAAGTTTCTCCATGGGGGGCGACTTATGCAAATTCTATGTAGAAAAGTGGCCACATTATTTGACTGCTATTTATATAAACTTCAGGTTACAGATTTTAAATGTCTGAGACATCAAATCCACAAAATTGCCTTACATGGACCCCAGAGATATGAAAGCCTCTGGACTATGACAGGGATATTTTTGTtggatatatttttaatattaatctAGACAAAGGCAGAGTGTAATAAACTAAAACAACAGTCGAATTCAGTACGAAACACAACAGGATATTGCAGAGAGATTATGTCGTTTCCCGTTAAGTGCTTGCCCTGCCTTCGGCAGAGCCCATAAAAGCAGTTTAACTTATGCGAACATTAATTGGAAGTCAATAGAAAATGCCTTTTAATGTTTACAGATGTTGTGGTTTCGTGGCGGCCCTCGGCACACAGGTAGAGTCAGTGACAGCCGATTGGCCAATAGCACTCTGTGGCTGATAATGAGATTTTCCTGCCAAGGCTGAGTGTGCAGCAAATGCAGGCCAGCTGTGCTAGGGGAGTGTTATGTTTGGATGTGGGCAGGCTTACCTCATAAGGACAGTGGAAACTGCTGCTGGACGGATACTAAAGAGCTTAACTGGCTTTGTGTTCAGCGCTCGCCTTTAAATCAAGACGTCTCATCCACTTCCTGTCAGTGAATAGCTGGCATTCCAAAGCGCCTATGTGTATCGACAAAGCAGCCTGAGGACTCTcccaaacacactcacacacagacagacacggtCTGCCTCTGCTCACTGGGAACACACCAGGAAGACACGGGGAAGTCACCGGGAACACACGGGGAATGCACTAAGAACGCACTGGGAACTCACAGTATGCGGCAGGAACTCACAGGGAACGTACCAAGAGCTCACAGGACTGAGTATGCACCAGGAACTCACAGGGAACACACCGGAAACTGAATGGTAATGCACTGAGAATGCACCAGGAACTCAATGGGGACACTCTGGGAACATACTTGGAAATGCACGGAGACTGACTGAGAACTCACCAGGAACCCCAGGAACACACTGGGATGTTGCCACGAATGCCCAGAGAACACATCCGGGCATCACTGGGAACACACCGGGAACTTACTAGGATCTCGCTAGAAACTCACTGGGATCTCGCCAGGAATGTTCCAAGAATGCATCAGGAATGCACTGGGAACGCATAGGAACTGGGAATGTCCCCAGGGAAGCATCAAGAACACAGCCGGCAACGGAGAGTGTACTGCTCACCGATGTTGCATGGGCCTTTGGTGTGTGAAACAGCATGTGTGCCACCACGGACAGCTCCaacccctcccctgcccccaaccccaaccTGCGTCCTGGAACTGCAAACAGCGACAAAAGCCGCAAGACAGAACCTCTCCTAAAGAAGCATCTGGCTCTAGCCTGTGGTCAAATCTTGGCCAGTCACAGAGGCATGGGCTCTACTCCCAGCCAATTGCAGTGCATGGGCTCAGTTCAAGGCCAATCACTGGGAATTCATACCTGCTTGTAGCCAAAGGGCAATGGGCTGTATTTGATGtagccacacaaacacactgggCACTGCATAATGTAAAGAAGGGGTCAGCTGTGTTCATAAATACCCTCAGACAACCACTGGTATTCAGAGAAGATGCAGGCTGGACACCTCATGCTCCACACGCATCACCATTGCAATGCAGGATGTCCTCCGAGCCACAAACATACCTCATCTGCTCGTACGTTAGTTATCTGAACATTTATCCCGCGGTTTTCTGTGGATTTATGCATCTGTGAAGATCTTCCCAGGCATAATCAATAAATCCCTCAAAGAAGAGTGAGACAGGTTTTCTGACAGAGTGAGCGCATAGCTCTCCGAGTGAGACGGGTTTTCAGACAGAGTGAGCGCATAGCTTTCAGAGTGAGATGGGTTTTCTGACAGAGTGTGTGCGTAGCTCTCAGAGTGAGAGTGCAAACCCTCATGGGACGGCAAAGCGTGCAAAGATGTCCAGTCTGAGCAAGTCATCATTGGTTTATGTTAACCACATGTGCCTCTCTGAGCCGCACTCCTTAGCATGTAAATCAATTCTACGTAACACAGAGAGGCAAGACAAAATAAACAGCAGGCTCCCCTTTCCTGCAGTACGCCATGCGCAATAATATTTGACTTGAATCACCGGACTTCTAACATTTTTGAAGCACACAGTGACCCGTGATTTCCGGCCAAAGAACACTGACTGCTTGAGAGTGAAATACGACAAAACCTGTGTGGCTACTTGCTGCTTGATTGGGAATCTGATCATCTGACCCTTTCTTATGATTACAGATTAGAACACGTGCTACGTGTCTGTGACGTCATCTGGCTGAAAAAGTAAAGCTTACAGGTGCCAACAAAAGTAAAGCTTACAGGTGCTGCCCTGAGTGTACACACTGGGAGCACGAGGCTAACACTGACAGCCACACTGTACTGGGCACGTAACACTGACAGCCACACTGTACTGGGCACGTAACACTGACAGCCACACTGTACTGGGCACGTAACACTGACAGCCACACTGTACTGGGCACGTAACACTGACAGCCACACTGTACTGGGCATGTAACACTGACAGCCACACTGTACTGGGCACGTAACACTGACAGCCACACTGTACTGGGCACGTAACACTGACAGCCACACTGTACTGGGCACGTAACACTGACAGCCACACTGTACTGGGCACGTAACACTGACAGCCACACTGTACTGGGCACGTAACACTGACAGCCACACTGTACTGGGCACGTAACACTGACAGCCACACTGTACTGGGCACGTAACACTGACATTAACAGCCATACTGCACTGGGAGCATAAGGCTAAAGCTAGCAGCTACACTGCACTGGGAGCATGACGCTAAAGCTAGCAGCCACACTGCACTGGGAGCATGACGCTAAAGCTAGCAGCCACACTGCACTAGGAACATGAACAGAGGTGGACATTACAGGTCCAGACAATAttagtccagaccaagattttgcttcaaccaaccaagTGAGTACTCAGTGACAGtgactgtttttgttaaattggttgattgaagcaaaatcttgatctggatttttactttctggacctgaaatgtccacctctgagcATGAGGCTAAAATTAAAAGCGAGTCAGGTCCCCAGGTCGGGCTCTATCCACACACTGTGTGAAATCTGCACAACTCTGGGGATCAGTTCGCTTCCCCCTTTCTGAGTGTGTCAATCTGCTGACTCACCCCTTTCTAAGTTTGTTAAAAAGGTAACAGAGCTTTTCTTAAGTGTGTTCTGACCAGCTACCAGACATCTGACCTTGCTTTTCTTAATGGGCTCCAAAGTTACACTCTAGCATCTCCAAAATCTTTACATTTTATATGTCACAGTTAACACAGCTGAACGCCACCCCAGCAAAGCTCAGAGGCTCGGCTTTAATCACGACACCCCCTGATTGATGAAAGACGAGGCTCACCATGCACTTGTTGGGCTTCTCCCCGGAGTGGACCCGCATGTGGATCAGCAGCTTGTAGCGGGCATTGAACGGCTTGTAGCGGCGCACACAGCCAGCCCAGAAGCAGGTGAAGTCCTCGCCCTTGCGCTGGTCGATGTGCACTTTTTCGATGTGCCTCACCAGCTCCTCCTGCTGGCCGTAGGCGGCGCTGCAGTCGATCCATCGGCAAGCCTGCCGGTCCCCAGGGGCGCCGCCGTCCTCCTCACTGTCCGGAGCTCCGACGGGGCCAGGGGCCTTGGCCGGCAGCACGGCAGATACTGGCAGCAGGGAGCCCATGCCTGGACTGAAGTACTGGTGCAGGTGGTATGGCGGGGGGAGGCTGGGCGGCGGCGGCAGATACAGTTCGTCTTCTGCCGGTGAGAGCTCATCGTTGGGCTCCTGTTTCAGGGAGCCGCCGCCACGCTGGCAGCTCGCCAGGAGCCCCGGCTGCACGTCCGGCCGTAGGAAGCCGAGGCCTTCAGCCGGCTCGGCCGCtgccaggggaggggggcgcgGCGGCGGCTGCATGGGGCCCCGGCCCTCGCTGAGACTCCGCTCTGGGTCGCCGGGCTCCGCCGAcaaggaggatgaggaagaggaggtggAGCAGAAGGAGAGCAAGCAGGGGGCCGGCGAGCGGGGCCGTGGGCTGAGTGGGGGCGGGTGGCCAGGGGAGCCAGTCCTCAGGCCGTTGACGCGCGCCACCACAGACATCTGCGGCGAGCAGATGATGGCGGTGATATCGATCCCTTCCGTAGCAGTGCCACTGACCGGGGCCGCCGACAGGCCCCGCCTCCTCAGGCCACCGGCATGCTGAGCCCGCGCCGACTGATGGGCGGGGGACAGAGACCCAGGGGAGGGGCAGCCTTCATTATTAAACGAGCAGGATGACAGTGTGCCCTTGGAAGGGACGAGGCCCCCACCTGTCCCCGCCCCCTCAGCGCAGGGGACGAGTTCGGAGCCGGATGGAACCCCCAGCGCGGGCTTGTACCGCTCCTGTTTGATGTGCTGCAGCGGCCGGCTGACCCCCAGTGCTAGGAATGCTCCCGGGAAGCCGGAGGACCTGCGGGACAGAGGGGGGAATTAGGCAAGGAGTGAAGGAGTGTGAACGGCCCACTGACAATGGACGGGAGCTGTGCCGGGGCAACCCGCTACCTGAGACAGAAATCATTGGGCGAAACATGGCGACCGTCAGCCGGGTCTCAATGCACCACAGCGCAAAGCTGCATGAGGATGGCGAATGGCGgggctgtccccccccctccaaagcgTACAGGCTCTAAATTACGGATGATGAGGTAATAAATAATCGTATTCGATTAGGGTGATGTTGTGCTGGTTTGGagttacacatttaaaaagataTTTCAGAAAGAGCCGGCAAGCTAAGGGCGATATGTGAAAGAGAGACTGCCGTGAAGGCCTGAGGAAGCCCCATGCGCCTGGCCCTCGTGTGCTGCATGCACAAAGCTCACTATTATTGTGGGAATCTTCCCAGTATGAATGGGAAGGAGTTCATATTTCCCCATGCACTGCTGTGATCTTTCCCATAATAATTCCTGTCAGTTCCCTCATTATAGATTTAGCATAAGACTCCCATGAGATCTGAGATGGCCCCTCTATTCTTCTCTGTGCATGAAAGGATCACCTTCTTCCAGCTCTCCACCACAGCTGACGGGGCAGCAACAGGTCACTGTAAAATGGGGCGGCATGACGGAGGAGAGTACAGACGCCCCGGCAGCCTATGGTCACCCTGTCAGGTTACAGACGCCCCACCAGCCTACCACCACCCTGTCAGTCTACAGACGATGGTATGATAAAGTGAAACTGCAGGGAAACCCCACTGCAGCCATATCCAgatcagcccactgagccacttcCAGGAAGAATCCTTTATGAATCATACAAGCCTGCATGTTCAAACAAAATCTGGCAATTTTCAGTACCGCTATTTATCTAGTTAGACTTTCTTTAACAGTGTCAAATTTAATCAAGTCATAGAGTAGAGACCTGGACAGCCTGTATTAGACATACATTTGATAATTTATTTCAGGCCAGCTTCCTGCATAATCTCTGGACACAATAAAACACTGTCCTGGCCGGCCAGCTAATCCTGGTGGGGGCTGCACTTTGGAGATgcttaacaaaaataaaacccaTTTACTCTGTGTAAATGTTACTAATCAGCCCTGGCAAACACATCATCATGTATCACTGCTGTTGTGTTACCTTGTGTCATGGTgctggttgccatggagacagAGGTCCGGCGTGGCATGCTCACAGACAGCCGTAAAATGTGCATCTCCTGGCTGGCTGCCTGCGTGCCCCGGCCCCCCCAGCACGCACTCTCCAGTTGTTGCCCCCACCTCTGGTCCCTCTTTCTTCCCGGGGCAGAAGAGATGGCTGCCCCCGTTACCTGTAACACATGAGAGATGACGTGCCATTTACAGAggaaggagagacaggcaggcaggcagggtgtgggaacagacagacaggaaggatgtaggcacagacaggcaggcaggcagggtgtgggaacagacagacaggcagacagggtGTGGGAACAGACAAACAGGAAGGATGtaggcacagacagacaggcaggcagggtgtgggaacagacagacaggaaggatgtaggcacagacagacaggcaggcagggtgtgggaacagacagacaggcaggcagacaagcAGGGTATgggaacagagagagagacaggcagtgTATAGGCACAGACAGACCAGCAGACCAGCTAGGTACAGATGCTGGGACACAAGCTCAGAAGGTTTCATGAGTGACTTGCTGGGTGGTATCTCTCATAATGCTGTGCAAAAGGGGCCTGTTTCAAAATGGGTTCAATATTGTGTTAAGATAGAGCACATCTTATTGCCAAACTGATGAGCAGAAACAACATTCTAAAAGCTTGATGTGATTCAGACATCTCAGACCATGTcagatagccccccccccatcgctgttattcatttttatgcttttctgATCTGGAGAAGCAGAACATGGAGATGTCACCGTAGGCACATGGGAGAGCCACAGGGCCAATAAGAAGCATGTTCACAccgcccctccacccccacacccTTGCACCCACCCCCTACAGGATCTCCGGAATCAAAGAGGGACACAAGTCAAACATCTGGACATCTGCTGAGCTTGTATGGCCCAGAAACTCGACCTATCACAGAGTCATTTGGTTCTTATCAAAATACTACGGTTCAGTGACGAGACGAGGTGAGGGGGCAGTAGGGAGAGCGAAAGGAAATACCTGGCCTACCGGGCGGGATTTCACCCGCTTAACTCAATTTCCCCTAATTCAATTCTCCTTTAATGATGTGACCGTTGGTGACATTGGCCTGACGGGGGGTTATTAATGCGAGAGCCCAAACATGTCTCAGCCAGTCAGAACCTGGGATGTGGCACACTGCACCGACCCGCGTTTGGCATCCCGCTGATTACGCCCACGGCCTCTCGACCTGTGTTTTTCCGGAGAGGCTCCTGCTGTAATACCCGGTACACTGGAGAAAAATCGGCAAAGacagaaataacaaaaaacGGTAACACAACCTTTTTATAATGTTCCCGCACCGCTCCAGGCCTCATGGGGTCTGCGCTTCTGTCATCTGGGAAAAATCAGGACGACTGCGCTCGGCTGCGCAGGAGTGTCACCTGTCACTGATCACCACTAGCATTCCGGCTCGCCATAAACATTGGCATTCCTGGGAGCCTACCGACAGCTAGCACTCCGGACATCATTTCCGGTCTGCTCCTAAATCACCCAGCATgcccaggtcacatgacagacaGCCCCCCACAGAGCAGAAAGACACCCTCTGTCTGGTTTTTTGCATTAGCTGTCTGCTTTGTTATATTCAGAAATAAGCTGAAGGATTTTCAAATATAACATGTAGCTCATCTGTTAATATTAACAGGAGGTTGTTTGTTACTGGGTTATTTTTTATCGAGGTTATGTTACAGGGACCTGTGGGCACTGTCAGGACACACTGAGGGACCCCCAGGTACTGATGCTTATGATGTCACGGTGGGAGGAGCCTGCAGTTCGTGGTCACTGTCTCTGTGTCCTCTCCACCTCTCCCTACGCTGTGACCATGGTTGCTAGGTAaccagacacaaacacacacacacacacacacacacacacacagattaggtatctatatttttgtggggactctggATCTACAGTATGAGCAAAACTCTAATACCAAATATGATTACCTTAaccgctacccagccctaaccttaaccataagtaaccaatcaaaatacaaggcttttggcatttttaattttttgtttgcaatcacagatttttataaaattgagtttccccttccAGGGGGCGAGAAATGGTTCCCATAAGGTTAAGacaacaggtttttataacattgtggggacatttggtcaccaaactgaaaatattcataacacatgcagacatacagacacagagagagacacacagcacAGTCTCATCATCTAAGCACAGGCAGGGAACGGACACGGCATTGAGGGCTCAGAGATAGCTGAGCTGAAACAACGTTCCCACAATGCCACTGCGATGTTCCGCATAAACCAGGCTCCAGCTAAGATTACAGCACTACAGAGCATCACATAAAAGCTTTATAGAGCTCCGCATGGAACATTAAAAGAAAACAGcctatatattaaaataaacatttccgTCTGAAAGAAAAAGGCCCTTTTTAACTTTTGAAGTTTGCTCAACTTGGCAGAAAGACAACATCAGTGCCCAAAACATCTGGGTTTCCATGtgaatatttatttcaaattgCTGTCATCGGTGAAACCGTGAATAGGCAGAAATCACATGGGTCCATGCTTGATGAGCCGACCAATGAAAGCGAACCATCAAAAGCAGCCAAAGGCCAGATCGGCAGGCCTCTAGCTCGTGCACCGAGACGGTCCCCATCATCTGGTCCCCATCATCGCTCTCCTCCTCACAGCTTACAGGTAGAAGTACATCTGCAGCTTCATAGTGACAGAAGCCGTGTGGAGTCACAGTGAGTGGGGGGGCCATGTGGTGTCCTGGGGACGGGGGGCCGTGCAGCATTACAGTGATGGGGGGTCCGTGCGGCGTGACGCTGATGGGGGGGTCCGTGCGGCGTGacgctgatggggggggggtccgcgCGGCGTTACGCTGATGGGGGGGGCCCGTGCGGCGTTACGCTGATGGGGGGGGCCCGTGCGGCGTGACGCTGATGGGGGGGTCCGTGCGGCGTTACGCTGATGGGGGGGGCCCGTGCGGCGTGACGCTGATGGGGGGGTCCGTGCGGCGTTACGCTGATGGGGGGGTCCGTGCGGCGTTACGCTGATGGGGGGGTCCGTGCAGCGTTACGCTGATGGGGGGGGTCCGTGCGGCGTTACGCTGATGGGAGGGGTCCGTGCGGCGTTACGCTGATGGGGGGTCCGTGCGGCGTTACGCTGATGGGGGTCCATGCGCCATCATGGTGACGGAGGTCCATGTGCGCATGCGGCGGCATGTGGCGTCACAGTAATGTCATCTTGgctgcctccccccacccctggacAGGATCCCCACCTCACACGTCGGCACCATCAAGTCACTTACAGATAATTTCTCCCAGATTGGCTCAGGATGAGACGGCCATTACCTGCAGCCATTCCAAGGCTTCCCGGCAGCCACTGGACGGGTGATCAAAGAAGTCACCTCCACAGCGCCCCCCACAGGCCCTCTAGCAGACTCAAAGGGCAGCAGTGGTGGGTTATGCTACATACCTTGGACTGCAGTAAGAGACACAGCAGTAAGAGACACAGCAGTAAGAGAGCTTCACACCCTTGGACGCTGGGAGCTACACGGGAGACAGTGACATGCGGCAGCAACAACACACCACGGCTGATGTCTGAATCCCTTTGCATTATGGGCTAGAAAAGGCTGTGAAAGATGCAGGTCTTTCTGAAGCAGCTGCAGTGTCTCTCTACTCCCTGCTACTATATGGGGCAGACTCTAACCGCCACTAACTGCCCACCTCGTTCCATCCATCCTGCTGCCCCTGTGGGACCTTCCACATCTGATGTGCAGATGGGGCTAGCATCATTAAGTGTAATTGCTGATAATCTCAGGTGATCTTTTATTTCGGTGACACGTAATTCTGCCAGATTCTGGGCCGGCCTCTTCAGCTGCCTCATGGTGCTTTACCTGCGGCACGGCAGTGCCGGTGGATGCCGTCAGACCGGCCACAGCTTAATGATCGCTGCTTCTCCGAGATGTCAAAAATGCGAAGCAGATGTTATGGGCAGAGTCTGCGCTCTCACTACAAGCTGCATGCACTCCCTTCGCTGTGATCGGCATGCATTCCCTTCTCCGCGTGCTCCGTGCGCTCCCCTCGGCTGCGTGCTCCGTGCGCTCCCCTCGCTGCGTGCGCTCCCCTCAACGCGTGCTCCGTGCGCTCCTTTGGCTGCGTGCTCCGTGCGCTCCCCTCGCTGCGTGCGCTCCCCTCGCTGCGTGCGCTCCCCTCGCTGCGTGCTCCGTGCGCTCCTTTGGCTGCGTGCTCCGTGCGCTCCCCTCGCTGCGTGCGCTCCCCTCGCTGCGTGCGCTCCCCTCGCTGTCAGCTCCATGCACTTGGGGACCATGGGCATCAGGACTGACAGTTCGATGCTTCCGGAGAGTCTCGATGACATACTAAGGTCCTCGGTGTTGCTGTTCGGCCAGTTAATAATGACCGGGTCTCCCTCCCACATCTTGCGGGTCATGGACAGGCATGCCTAGCCAATGTCATAGCTGCACTCTCCCGCCTGTCTCATCATCACTGCTTACCGCATGTGTTGTGTATTATGCATGAAACTTGGCTAATGAGCCCTCCAGTATTCTGAGGCCTGCAAAACACCAAAACTGGCTGCGGTCTGTGTGTCCACATCTCTGGGCATCATTCAACCTCAGTCACCCTGCACTGGGGGGCACAGAGTTAAAGGTCAGGAGctcactgagcatgctcagtcaCCAGAGCCAATCAGACGGCAGTAAGGGTCTGACAGGACACAGGAAGCTGCCGCTGTAAGCTTATAATGCACATTATATTGCCTGTGTTGGCACATGGACCCCCAACTTTTACAGGACATATTTGTTGTCTTAGGCATGTGCTTATTCTAGGAATGCTATGGGTAAAAGTCAGGCAGAAGCAGCCAAGCCCAGAGGGAAAGGATTCTGTGAGCAAGAGCTTATTACTGAAAAGTTAACTGCAAAAGTCAGGTAGAAGCAGCTGAGTGCAGAGGGATAGATAGCACAGTAGATCAGACTGA is a window from the Paramormyrops kingsleyae isolate MSU_618 chromosome 21, PKINGS_0.4, whole genome shotgun sequence genome containing:
- the glis1a gene encoding zinc finger protein GLIS1, producing the protein MQKSAAAFGMLGQHEAPASVQLPGLSFSVYSVKRSGEGAAESSRNSGDNGSAKRPPAPCDSYPQARKAARAAFIQDASQGNGGSHLFCPGKKEGPEVGATTGECVLGGPGHAGSQPGDAHFTAVCEHATPDLCLHGNQHHDTRSSGFPGAFLALGVSRPLQHIKQERYKPALGVPSGSELVPCAEGAGTGGGLVPSKGTLSSCSFNNEGCPSPGSLSPAHQSARAQHAGGLRRRGLSAAPVSGTATEGIDITAIICSPQMSVVARVNGLRTGSPGHPPPLSPRPRSPAPCLLSFCSTSSSSSSLSAEPGDPERSLSEGRGPMQPPPRPPPLAAAEPAEGLGFLRPDVQPGLLASCQRGGGSLKQEPNDELSPAEDELYLPPPPSLPPPYHLHQYFSPGMGSLLPVSAVLPAKAPGPVGAPDSEEDGGAPGDRQACRWIDCSAAYGQQEELVRHIEKVHIDQRKGEDFTCFWAGCVRRYKPFNARYKLLIHMRVHSGEKPNKCMFEGCSKAFSRLENLKIHLRSHTGEKPYLCQHPGCHKAFSNSSDRAKHQRTHLDTKPYACQIPGCSKRYTDPSSLRKHVKAHSAKEQLVRKKLRPCPHMESEALGECLAMHHLHSSCSPQHTLNGKATRSPGLGQDVFTAMYAGPSGPHTGATPAPLPSNHSLASTQPGLEACVGGPHSHLPPLSAVENTCDGLGTALLPPGIRPIRTPGPSMLPLDKQTPSTDQHHLPTQHKPYTHFSDPSAHEGYQGSFHSCFHYGDSYRMEQSVSDVHLSGDGHCFSSHRQNGYPVSISSGPASGFGVVRDMQEFTSSPEETIFFQVGGFDRCLNQISSVYTET